In Granulicella sibirica, the sequence AGTTGATGAAGTTACTCGGCACAAATCTCCGCGTAGCCGCGCTCGTAGGAGACCTTGCTACCGACAATGACGCAGATAGACTCAGACGTGCTACTCCGCAGGTCAAGCAGATCACGACCGGCACGGTCTGCCATCTCGATGCCTCCATGATTGAGCGAGCGATCGCATCCTGGGACCTCGCCGAGATCGACCTCTTATGCATCGAGAACGTCGGCAACCTCGTCTGTCCTTCGAGTTACGATCTCGGGGAGAATCTTCGCTTCGTCCTGCTCTCTACAACCGAAGGCGAAGACAAACCGCTGAAGTATCCGACGATCTTCAACACCGCGGATCTCGCGATCATCACGAAGCTGG encodes:
- the hypB gene encoding hydrogenase nickel incorporation protein HypB, which produces MSSSPRLIEVRARVLKQNDLLAQSLREQFLEFGVYVVSFVSSPGSGKTKFLEELMKLLGTNLRVAALVGDLATDNDADRLRRATPQVKQITTGTVCHLDASMIERAIASWDLAEIDLLCIENVGNLVCPSSYDLGENLRFVLLSTTEGEDKPLKYPTIFNTADLAIITKLDMAEAADFDCVAACANINAVRPGMRIVQVSAKTGFGMEAVASQLREYVLANRKAAPLGSAAAD